From the genome of Pseudomonas sp. FP453:
TTCCGGGGCGATGCTCAGCAGTGCCTTGTCCAGGATTGAACTCAGCTCGGTGGCGGCGCGGGGCGTCGCCAGGGCGAAGGTGGCTGGCGTGGTACCAATGCTGAAACTGGTCTGAATCTTGTCCTGGAACATGGGCGAGGACAGGAAATAGTTGGCTACCACCAAGGTGTTCACCGCCCCCTCGACATGGCCTTGTACCAGCAGTTCGGCGGACTTGAAGGTATCGCTTGTCTCTACCAATTGAATGTCGGGGAAGTGCTCGCGCAGGAAGGGTGTCATCGGGCTGCCTTGGGTCAACGCCAGGCGTTTGCCCCCCATTGCCTCCAGGCTGGCGGGCGCTTGATCCTCTTTGCGCGTCAACATCACATAGGAGTTTTCCAGGTAGGGCCGGCTGAAGTTGAGCTGGGTTTCTCGTTCGGCGCTTGGTGCGATGGCGCCAATCATGTCGGACTTCCCGGTCTCGAGCTGTTCGATCATGGTGCTCACGCCCCGCACGCGCGTGATCTCGAAACGCATGCCGGTGCGCAGGCGGATCAACTCCAGCAAGTCGGCGGTTATGCCGCGAAAATTGCCGTCGGTGTCGAAGAACGTCAACGGCGCGAAGGTCTCGTTGACCACTACCTTGATCACCGGATGGTCCTTGAGCCAACGCTCCTCGCGGCTGGTCAGTTGCAGCTTCTGGTCGGTCAACAGGATGTCGCTGCCGGCGCTCCAGCGCTTGGCAATGCTTTCCCGTTCGCTACTGGGTACCGTGGCCAGCACCGAATTGACGATGCCCAGGAGCATGTGCTGGTCCTGGCGCAGGGCAAAGCTGAATCCATAGGCCTCGTGTTTGCCGAAGTTGGCCATGCGGATATTTTTCAGGTAGCCCTTGTTGATCATGAAATGGGTGGAAATGGTGTCGCCGAGAAACACGTCCGCCTGATCGAATGCCACTGCATTCAGGGCATTCTGATAGGAGGGGTAGGCGCGGATAATCGCTTTGGGATACAGCTTTTGCACTTCGTCCAGCGGCAGGTAGTGATACACCAGGCTCAAGCGCAGCCCGGCCAAGCCTTCGCTGAGGCTGCGGGTTTCGCCTTCACGGGTTACCAGTACCGGTTGATCCACCGCATAAGGTTCGGAGAGGGTCAGCCGTGGGTTGGCAGCCTCGAAGCCGTTGGAGGAACCGAGCAGGTCGATTTCACCGGTTTCCAGCGCTTGAATGGACGCCTCCCGCGTGGGATAGCGCACCACCTTGACGGGCATTGCCAGCGCCTTGGCGAGGATCCCGGCGTAGTCGGCGGTGAGCCCTTCGTAGTCTTGGCCGCTGGACGTCAGGTCGAAGGGGGGATAGTCAGGCAGCGCAGTGCCCAGCACCAGTTCGCGTTTGTTCTGTAGCCATTGGCGCTGGGCTTTGTCCAGTTGAGTGTCCAGTTGAAGGGACCCTGCACGGCTCAACAGGGTGAAGTGCTGCGGCTCCATTTGAGCCGCGACCACAGTAGTGTTCAAGCATAGGCCTGCACTCAATACAATCAGATAATCCTTTATACGCCTGGGTATCCGCTTTCTCACACTAGCGCGTTTCGTTTTGCCAACTCGATAAGTTCTACCAAGGATTTGGCTTTCAGTTTTTGCATGAGCCTCTTTTTATAGGTGCTGACGGTTTTGTTACTTAAAAACATGCCTTTGGCGATTTCTTTGTTGGTGCGACCTTGTGCAAAAAGTTGCAAGACCATTAATTCCCTGTCGTTAACCGACTTGAACAGTTCAAGTTCCTGGGAGTTGGCATCGGTGGCGCCGGCATTCAATGCCTGGCTGGGGAAATAGTTATAGCCCGACAATACCGCGCGGATGGCACTCAGCAGTTCACTCAGGTCGCCCTCCTTGCACACGTAGCCATCGGCGCCCGAGCGCATACAGCGCGTGGCGAACAGCGTGGGGCTCTGGGCCGTGAGGATAAGGGTTTTCATCTGGGTGTTCATGGCATTGAACCGGCACAGCACTTCGAGCCCGTCAAGTTTCGGAATGCTGATGTCAAGAATGATCAGGTCCGGGAGGCATTCGCGCACCATCTGTATCGCATCACAACCATTATCTGTTTCGCCGACGACTTTATAGCCTTCGTGTTCCAACAACATTCGAATCGCCAGCCGTATGACGGGGTGGTCATCGATAATGAAAACTGAGTTCATGATCCCATTCCATGCAAGTACAAATAAAGCGGGCACATTAGCTCAGATGGTGTGTCGTGAGCATGAAGCTCAGTGGTGCTGGACACAAAACAAGAAACTTCCTACAGTAAAAAAGGCTGTTGCTTACGATTTGTCAGGACTTAATGCTTGGGTATGTCAGTCTGTTGGGCGTTGTGTGGAGACAATGGCGTGGATAGCGAGCCGAGGTTGGTTCTGTACTGTGCTTTTCGTATTGCGTGATGTTTAACGTCCTACGGCTAAAAGTCAGAAGTTTGATTGATTAGTACGGTAAGTTCATCCCGATTCAATGGCTTGGGTAAGTAACCCAATATAGGCAGGCCGCGTTGCAGTGCCTGGGCATAGAGCTTCGAAAGTTCCAGCATGGACAGGCCGCTGAGCAGAATGGCTGCGGTAATGAAGCCCCGACGGCTGGCTATTTCGACCAGTTCCAGCCCGGGCAGGTCCGGCAGGCACTGGTCGCACAGCATGAGGTCGAAAGGCGTCCGGGCCCGGGTCATCTGGCGAATCGCCTGTTCGGCATTTTCCGCCAGCGTCAATTGCTCGAAGCCGAAGCTCTTGAGCAGGCATTGGGTTGCCAGGAGCTGAAAGGGATGATCCTCCACCAGCAGAATACGCAGGCAATGTTGGGGCATAAAAGGGCACACACTGAGTCAAGCGTCGATAGGGCTGAGCGTAGGAATTGCTCTCGAGGTCGGCCGGAAGCGCGCGTGATTATTCTTTGAGTGGTTGTGCGAATTCGATCAGGCCGCTCTGTTCCCATCGTAGGGCGATTCTTTTCAGGGAACAGGCTGCTTGATTGCCGACGTTTATTGAGGACTGGAACGCCCGGTCATCTCCCGCGCCATTTCGGTGGCGTAGCTGTCGGTCATGCCGGCGATGAAATCGATCATGCGCAGGAACGAGGCGTGCAACGGCCAGGCCGGGTTCGGTGCGCTGTTGCCGAGCAAGTCGAGAATGCGCCGGTTCTTGAACGACGGCGTACGGCCGCCATGCTGTTCCAGCGCGGCACCGCAAAAGGCGTTAAGGAGGATTTCCAGGGTGGTGTAGGCGCCGATTTCATGCAGGGTCTTGCGCTTGTCCTGGAAGATTTTCTTGCGCGCCATGTCCTTGGCATCCAGCACACAGCGTTGGGCCGGGCCGTGCATGTGTTCCACCAGGTCGCCGGGCAGGGTGCCGGCGAGCAAGGCGTCCTGTTGTTCAACGAAAGCCTGTGCCGCGGCGTTGGTCAGGTGTTCGATGGCCTTGCCGCGCAGGATCGCCAGTTTGCGTCGACGCGAGTCCCCGGGGCCCAGCTGTCGATAGGTTTGCGGCAAGTCATCGCCCACCAGGTTGAGCAGCAGTGCCTCGACCTCGGCGTATTGCAGCAACTCCATTTCCAGGCCATCTTCCAGGTCGATCAAGGCGTAGCAGATGTCATCTGCCGCCTCCATCAAGTAAACCAGCGGATGGCGCGCCCAGCGTTGTTCCTCCAGCTGCGGCAGGCCGAGCTTTTGGGCGATCTGTTCAAGAATCGGCAACTCGCTCTGGTAGCAACCGAACTTGTGTTTCTTGTAGCCCAGTGCGTCGGCGTGGCGCGCGGTCCAAGGGTATTTGAGGTAGGTGCCCAAGGTGGCATAGGTCAGCCGGGTGCCACCGTCGAACTGGTGATACTCCAACTGGGTCAGCACGCGGAAGCCCTGGGCATTGCCCTCGAAGTTGAGGAAGTCATTGCGCTCGGCGCTGCTCATGTCGTCCAGCCAGCCGCGCCCGGCCGCTTGTTGGAACCAGTGGCGGATGGCGTCTTCGCCGGAGTGGCCGAACGGTGGGTTGCCAATGTCGTGGGCCAGGCAGGCCGATTGCACTACCATGCCCAGGTCGCTCGGGTCGCACCAGTCGGGCAGGGCGCTGCGCAGGGTTTCGCCGACGCGCATGCCCAGGGAGCGGCCGACGCAGCTGACTTCCAGCGAGTGGGTCAGCCGCGTATGGATGTGATCGTTGCTCGACACCGGGTGCACTTGGGTCTTGCGGCCCAGGCGGCGAAACGCGCCGGAGAAGATGATGCGGTCGTGATCCTTGTGAAACGGGCTGCGCCCCAGTTCTTCCGGGCTGTGCAGGGGTTTCCCAAGACGTTCGCGAGTCAGCAGGGTGGGCCAATCCAAGGCGGGGACGCTCCGTTCGGTGAATGACCCGCCCAGCTTCCCGGTTCCGCCCTGGCGGGGCAAGCGAAAATCTACAGGCCGGCAGCATCGACATCGATTAACAGCAAGCGCTGACCGTTATCGAAGAATTGTCCGGCGGTCAGGCAGTATTGGTTGGTGGTGGCGTCGCGGTAGGTCGAGGACAGATTCAGCCGCCGTTCCTCCCAGCCTTCGGCCAGCAAATGATAGAAGTACGGGCGCCACGACCAGTTGTGGCCCAGGTAGCGGCTGTCGGACTGCCAGGCATCGTGCCGCCACTCGAAGTTGGGGGTCAGTTGGGTGCCATGGCGGTCGCACTGGTAGAAGCGCAACAGCCACGGAAAGTCCGGCAGTTGCGGCAGCTGGGTCAGCGGCGCCTGGCCCTGGGCCCAGGCCTGGAGGATTTTCATCAGTTCGGCCAACTGCTGGCGCAACTGCATGATGCGCCCACGCTCGGCGAGTTTTTGCTGCACGTACTGCGTGCGCAGTTGGGCAAAGCGGGGCACAAAGGCATCGGCGGCGAACCAGTCCAACTGCGCCTGGGCGAACAGATAACCCTGCACATACCGCGCACCGCACTCCAGGGCAAAGC
Proteins encoded in this window:
- a CDS encoding response regulator transcription factor; this encodes MNSVFIIDDHPVIRLAIRMLLEHEGYKVVGETDNGCDAIQMVRECLPDLIILDISIPKLDGLEVLCRFNAMNTQMKTLILTAQSPTLFATRCMRSGADGYVCKEGDLSELLSAIRAVLSGYNYFPSQALNAGATDANSQELELFKSVNDRELMVLQLFAQGRTNKEIAKGMFLSNKTVSTYKKRLMQKLKAKSLVELIELAKRNALV
- a CDS encoding response regulator codes for the protein MPQHCLRILLVEDHPFQLLATQCLLKSFGFEQLTLAENAEQAIRQMTRARTPFDLMLCDQCLPDLPGLELVEIASRRGFITAAILLSGLSMLELSKLYAQALQRGLPILGYLPKPLNRDELTVLINQTSDF
- a CDS encoding deoxyguanosinetriphosphate triphosphohydrolase — encoded protein: MDWPTLLTRERLGKPLHSPEELGRSPFHKDHDRIIFSGAFRRLGRKTQVHPVSSNDHIHTRLTHSLEVSCVGRSLGMRVGETLRSALPDWCDPSDLGMVVQSACLAHDIGNPPFGHSGEDAIRHWFQQAAGRGWLDDMSSAERNDFLNFEGNAQGFRVLTQLEYHQFDGGTRLTYATLGTYLKYPWTARHADALGYKKHKFGCYQSELPILEQIAQKLGLPQLEEQRWARHPLVYLMEAADDICYALIDLEDGLEMELLQYAEVEALLLNLVGDDLPQTYRQLGPGDSRRRKLAILRGKAIEHLTNAAAQAFVEQQDALLAGTLPGDLVEHMHGPAQRCVLDAKDMARKKIFQDKRKTLHEIGAYTTLEILLNAFCGAALEQHGGRTPSFKNRRILDLLGNSAPNPAWPLHASFLRMIDFIAGMTDSYATEMAREMTGRSSPQ